Proteins from one Cellulosilyticum lentocellum DSM 5427 genomic window:
- a CDS encoding copper amine oxidase N-terminal domain-containing protein produces the protein MNVKKGILKWLAVMMMVILCMPQVFALSEIRVRVNGAQVYFPDGKPYVDSNSRVLVPVRFVSEQLGAKVEWDAAAKRVTIVDGDKEAILKINSKQIMVNGQVKELDTAAIVKGTRTYVPIRFVSEALGATVKYDNKVRIVYIDNGKAPLPEVKVFEAGPFTIPITADSRVTKTQSTSTITTESLTQVYTDTSGAIIICVTQGMKVDYSIQCDEAEQILQQAVTPSEAKKIIDFARTKKSIRDKIGEKNFDTENYTIKVSGDTRTVNIRVYKK, from the coding sequence ATGAATGTGAAAAAAGGAATATTAAAATGGTTAGCAGTGATGATGATGGTGATACTATGTATGCCACAAGTATTTGCACTATCAGAGATACGTGTAAGGGTTAATGGAGCACAAGTATATTTTCCAGATGGAAAGCCTTATGTGGATAGTAATAGCAGAGTTTTAGTGCCAGTCAGATTTGTCAGTGAACAGTTAGGGGCGAAGGTAGAGTGGGACGCAGCAGCAAAAAGAGTAACGATTGTAGATGGAGATAAAGAAGCTATTTTAAAGATTAATTCAAAGCAAATCATGGTAAATGGACAAGTCAAAGAATTAGATACAGCAGCCATTGTAAAAGGAACAAGAACTTATGTACCAATAAGATTCGTAAGTGAAGCCCTAGGAGCAACTGTTAAATATGATAATAAGGTGAGAATTGTGTATATAGATAATGGAAAAGCACCACTTCCTGAGGTGAAGGTATTTGAGGCAGGACCATTTACAATACCTATTACTGCAGATTCTAGAGTAACTAAAACTCAATCTACATCAACAATTACCACTGAAAGCTTGACGCAGGTATATACTGATACATCAGGTGCCATTATTATATGTGTAACACAGGGAATGAAAGTGGATTATAGCATTCAATGTGATGAGGCAGAACAAATCTTACAACAAGCAGTTACTCCATCTGAAGCAAAGAAAATAATAGACTTTGCTAGAACTAAAAAAAGTATTAGAGATAAAATTGGTGAAAAAAACTTTGATACAGAGAATTACACTATTAAGGTAAGTGGAGATACTAGAACAGTAAATATTCGTGTATATAAGAAATAA
- a CDS encoding DUF4176 domain-containing protein: MNRILKIALMTVMVGCLAGCSTKINNESVNTPNASADNEVSTNEGVQDELLPYGTVVLLKDSTKRIMIYGHNQKIAGDTADKVWDYAACYYPEGRLNNESTFMFDSEQIDRVDFEGLKQLSDATLQADKGDKWLPVGSVVEVEGVTEPIIIIGRYQKNGDTGEIFDYIGCSYEKGNVSAESTLIFNHDMITGLYFTGYEDEEEIAFEEKLNSVSK; the protein is encoded by the coding sequence ATGAATAGAATATTAAAAATAGCACTTATGACAGTAATGGTAGGATGTTTAGCTGGATGCAGTACAAAAATTAATAATGAATCAGTAAATACACCTAATGCTTCAGCAGATAATGAAGTATCAACAAATGAAGGTGTACAAGATGAACTTTTGCCATATGGAACAGTTGTCCTCTTAAAAGATTCAACTAAGCGTATTATGATTTATGGGCATAATCAAAAAATAGCAGGAGATACAGCAGATAAGGTGTGGGATTATGCAGCTTGTTACTATCCAGAAGGACGGTTAAACAATGAATCAACTTTTATGTTTGACAGTGAGCAAATTGATAGGGTGGATTTTGAAGGTTTGAAGCAGCTAAGTGACGCTACTTTACAAGCGGATAAAGGTGATAAATGGCTACCAGTGGGCTCTGTAGTGGAGGTAGAAGGGGTTACTGAACCAATTATTATTATAGGTCGTTATCAAAAGAATGGTGACACAGGAGAGATATTTGATTATATTGGATGTTCTTATGAAAAAGGAAATGTAAGTGCTGAGAGTACATTGATTTTTAATCATGATATGATAACAGGCTTATATTTTACTGGTTATGAGGATGAAGAAGAAATCGCTTTCGAAGAAAAGTTAAATAGCGTAAGCAAATAA
- a CDS encoding DUF4176 domain-containing protein has protein sequence MYGLLPIGSVVLLKDSKKRLMIQGRIQKIKGTNEIWDYSGCYYPEGNINPESSYLFNHDQIERVYFIGFQDEEEIQLQAYLQQRLPQIREQEIKEEE, from the coding sequence ATGTATGGATTATTACCAATAGGTTCAGTCGTTTTATTAAAAGATAGTAAAAAAAGGCTTATGATTCAAGGAAGGATACAAAAAATCAAAGGTACAAATGAGATATGGGACTACAGTGGATGTTATTATCCTGAAGGTAATATTAATCCAGAATCTAGCTATCTATTTAATCACGATCAAATTGAAAGAGTATATTTTATTGGGTTTCAAGATGAAGAAGAAATTCAATTGCAAGCATATTTACAACAACGGTTACCTCAAATACGTGAACAAGAGATAAAGGAAGAAGAATAA
- a CDS encoding WXG100 family type VII secretion target encodes MAELDSTVSRISRRLDTLFNDDKCLNQSVQKGGLYWKGISFEAFKDSYAEYTQQSGKGQNQLKQIKSQLYSLQQAIQRAEEEKRRQEALRRQQRK; translated from the coding sequence ATGGCAGAACTTGATAGTACAGTTAGCAGAATTAGTAGGCGCCTAGACACTTTATTTAATGATGATAAATGTCTAAATCAGTCTGTGCAGAAAGGTGGGTTATACTGGAAGGGTATATCATTTGAGGCCTTTAAAGATAGTTATGCAGAATATACACAGCAATCAGGTAAGGGGCAAAATCAATTAAAACAAATAAAAAGTCAATTGTATAGTTTACAGCAAGCTATACAAAGGGCTGAAGAAGAGAAAAGAAGACAGGAAGCATTAAGAAGACAGCAAAGAAAATAA
- a CDS encoding WXG100 family type VII secretion target — MAEMMEFDVARARKTTTSIDNQAKELDKQMKQVKKLIEETSSWWKGDSGKKFLDQYNKIEPNVKKLIECVTNISLEVKATADAKEKEEQEIAAQLSK; from the coding sequence ATGGCAGAAATGATGGAATTTGACGTCGCAAGAGCCAGAAAAACGACGACTAGTATTGATAATCAAGCAAAAGAGCTAGACAAACAAATGAAACAAGTTAAAAAACTTATTGAAGAAACATCTTCTTGGTGGAAAGGTGATTCTGGGAAGAAATTCCTAGATCAATACAATAAGATTGAGCCAAATGTTAAGAAACTTATTGAATGTGTAACAAACATTAGCCTTGAAGTTAAAGCAACAGCTGATGCTAAGGAAAAAGAAGAACAAGAGATTGCTGCTCAATTGAGTAAATAG
- a CDS encoding WXG100 family type VII secretion target: MAQMTFSVGQAKTMSTKLKSEAKKVDGIKSNLDKDIKDVNSYWKGDSQDAFNAQYTKFAPSLVELSKLVTDIGTQLGKIADIKEQTEKKIAASFK; this comes from the coding sequence ATGGCACAAATGACGTTTAGCGTTGGACAAGCCAAAACCATGTCAACAAAGTTAAAATCAGAAGCCAAAAAAGTGGACGGTATCAAAAGTAACTTAGACAAAGACATCAAAGATGTAAACAGCTACTGGAAAGGTGATTCACAAGATGCATTTAATGCACAGTACACCAAGTTTGCACCAAGCTTAGTAGAACTTTCTAAGCTGGTAACAGATATTGGCACTCAATTGGGGAAAATTGCTGACATCAAAGAACAAACAGAAAAGAAAATTGCAGCATCATTTAAATAA
- the essC gene encoding type VII secretion protein EssC — protein MEENKGIIFSRPPRFLPELPKGEVEIPAPPSNQDKPEIGWLSILLPPAVMIAGSVLMSMAMKSNSFYIYITMATTAVTIFISILNATSQIKKYKKYIRTRKKKYLQLINDLKTEFTLAKEQQIVAMNEINPSPADCLDRLKSTDSKLWERTPAHEDFLSVRMGIGSIPASLQPKYQKAGLLLEPDPLQEEPEKLGKAFEMVSDLPVCLEILKSELCGIAGSEKEVRELLKVLALQIVTNHCYQDVKLVLLLKEDELAEWEWIKYLPHVWDDDFRIRFMMCGSAIAHNTLGILFEQFKERENRVSKSDQGAYSFSQYVFVVSDSELLEEEAISKYLFSGHRHLGVSTIFTAERKEYLPMNCRSVVTLQGQVGNYANKDNGIQVTFNVDAVNAEELEKASRYLAPVRLKKSSANFTLPKSITLLETMSAKRVEDVDVLNKWRANKTYNGMGVPIGARAGGELFNLDMQAYETSHGPHGLVAGTTGSGKSELLQSIIISLAINFHPHDVVFVLIDYKGGGMADVFKGMPHLVGTITNLGGNQTTRALVSIKSELKRRQAIFSAHEVNNIDKYQKLYHAGKAKEPLPHLIMIADEFAELKAEQPDFMKELVSAARVGRSLGVHLILATQKPAGVVDDQIWSNSRFKICLKVQDETDSRDVIKRPDAAMIKEPGRGYIQVGNDEIFEMFQSTFSGADYDPDGQASKKSKGKKKLFKVNLDGRSAQIYPTDQEHVDKSERDSQLKAMVEYITAVAKENQIEALKGPWLPPLAETIYLDEVLDYIKPEEDKQKEVWQNQNEELIATIGIEDDPKGQKQEALALNFTSEGNLIIYGAAGTGKTTLIEGIVMSLAYRYSPQQFSLYIMDFGGGTLKKYEQMPHCGGVMSIEDEDKINQFMLFIFRMMEERKEAMAQHFVANIQAYNKMSEQKFPYIILVIDNYFALSETYEEVDEKILTLSREGLKYGIYLIVTSNSPTLIRYKFSINFKMAISLQLTDETEYSNVVGRTEGLVPDKVLGRGLIKVEYPVEFQATLPYGKEQTILDVVKYFNKMDGIKKAVPIPQMPERISILKINQETSPDMLTIGLNQNDMLPVTIDLKTNIAIMVAGEVQTGKSTTLISWIKAIRKKVGEEQLQLYLADSNNMGLFNLAQEIEHFDLKNGEIEEITSELRDTLEQRREELNECRRNNGDVNQVYTSWKQIVIAFDNINEFAEDGDFDFKELMEFVIKKCYGLKVIILAAGIEAEYNENWDGLVKAIKEAQVGVLLGSIKEQSLYNIRVPYGYYEKEMQLGDGYLITKNKYIPLKLATI, from the coding sequence ATGGAGGAAAATAAGGGCATTATTTTTAGTAGACCACCACGTTTTCTACCAGAACTACCTAAAGGAGAAGTGGAGATCCCAGCACCACCATCCAATCAAGATAAACCAGAGATTGGGTGGCTGAGTATATTATTACCACCAGCAGTGATGATTGCAGGTTCCGTGTTAATGAGTATGGCAATGAAATCCAATTCTTTTTATATCTATATCACAATGGCTACAACTGCTGTAACAATATTTATATCCATACTTAATGCAACCAGTCAGATAAAGAAGTATAAAAAGTACATAAGAACAAGAAAGAAAAAATATTTACAGTTAATCAATGATTTAAAGACAGAGTTTACTCTAGCCAAAGAGCAACAAATCGTAGCTATGAATGAGATTAATCCATCACCAGCTGATTGCTTAGATAGGTTAAAGAGTACTGACAGTAAATTATGGGAGAGGACACCTGCACATGAAGATTTTTTGTCAGTGCGTATGGGAATTGGAAGTATTCCTGCTTCTTTACAGCCTAAATATCAAAAGGCTGGGCTACTTTTGGAGCCAGATCCTCTTCAAGAAGAACCAGAAAAATTAGGGAAAGCTTTTGAAATGGTAAGTGATTTACCTGTATGTCTAGAAATCTTAAAGTCAGAGCTCTGTGGAATTGCGGGAAGTGAAAAAGAAGTAAGAGAATTACTTAAAGTACTTGCCTTACAGATAGTAACTAATCATTGCTATCAAGATGTAAAATTAGTTCTTCTGTTAAAAGAAGATGAGCTTGCAGAGTGGGAGTGGATTAAGTATCTACCACATGTATGGGATGATGATTTTAGAATTCGTTTTATGATGTGTGGTTCAGCTATAGCGCATAATACATTAGGTATTCTTTTTGAGCAGTTTAAAGAAAGAGAAAATAGAGTAAGCAAGTCCGATCAAGGCGCTTATAGCTTTTCACAATATGTATTTGTCGTATCTGACTCTGAGCTTTTAGAAGAAGAAGCAATTAGTAAATATCTTTTTAGTGGACATCGTCATCTAGGTGTTTCTACAATTTTCACAGCGGAGCGCAAAGAGTATTTACCAATGAATTGTAGGAGTGTTGTAACTCTTCAAGGGCAGGTAGGCAACTATGCTAATAAGGATAACGGCATACAGGTTACTTTTAATGTAGATGCTGTAAATGCTGAAGAGTTAGAAAAAGCAAGCCGATATTTAGCACCTGTACGCTTGAAAAAATCTTCTGCTAATTTCACCTTACCCAAATCTATTACTTTACTAGAAACCATGTCAGCTAAAAGGGTAGAAGATGTAGATGTATTAAATAAGTGGCGAGCTAATAAAACATACAATGGTATGGGGGTACCTATAGGTGCTAGAGCTGGTGGCGAGTTATTTAATTTAGATATGCAAGCTTATGAAACAAGTCATGGACCTCATGGACTTGTAGCGGGGACGACAGGATCAGGTAAAAGTGAACTTTTACAAAGTATTATTATTTCTTTGGCAATTAACTTTCATCCACATGATGTAGTTTTTGTACTTATTGACTATAAAGGTGGAGGCATGGCCGATGTTTTTAAAGGCATGCCTCATCTGGTAGGTACTATTACTAACTTAGGTGGAAATCAAACAACAAGGGCACTTGTTTCTATTAAGAGTGAGCTTAAGAGAAGACAAGCTATATTTTCAGCCCATGAAGTGAATAATATTGATAAATACCAAAAGCTCTATCATGCCGGTAAAGCTAAAGAACCACTACCTCATCTCATTATGATTGCAGATGAGTTCGCTGAGCTTAAGGCTGAGCAACCTGATTTTATGAAGGAATTAGTTAGTGCAGCCAGGGTTGGACGAAGCTTAGGTGTTCACCTTATCTTAGCAACACAAAAACCGGCAGGTGTAGTAGATGACCAGATTTGGAGTAACTCACGTTTTAAAATTTGCTTAAAGGTTCAAGATGAGACGGATAGTAGGGATGTTATTAAACGGCCTGATGCAGCTATGATTAAGGAACCAGGTCGTGGGTATATTCAAGTCGGTAATGATGAAATATTTGAGATGTTTCAATCTACTTTCTCGGGAGCAGATTATGATCCTGATGGGCAGGCTAGTAAGAAAAGTAAGGGTAAAAAGAAACTATTTAAAGTTAATCTGGATGGCAGAAGTGCGCAGATTTATCCAACGGATCAAGAGCATGTAGATAAGTCAGAAAGAGATTCACAGCTTAAGGCAATGGTGGAATATATTACAGCAGTAGCTAAAGAAAATCAGATAGAAGCACTTAAGGGACCATGGCTACCACCATTAGCTGAGACTATCTATTTAGATGAAGTATTAGATTATATCAAGCCAGAAGAAGATAAGCAAAAAGAAGTATGGCAAAATCAAAATGAAGAATTAATTGCAACTATTGGTATTGAGGATGACCCTAAAGGGCAGAAGCAAGAAGCATTGGCATTGAATTTTACCTCCGAAGGAAACCTTATTATTTATGGAGCAGCAGGTACAGGGAAGACTACTCTAATAGAAGGAATTGTGATGTCTCTTGCCTATCGCTATAGTCCACAGCAATTTAGCTTATACATTATGGACTTTGGTGGGGGAACGCTTAAGAAGTATGAGCAAATGCCTCACTGTGGTGGTGTAATGAGCATTGAGGATGAAGATAAGATTAATCAATTTATGCTCTTTATTTTTAGAATGATGGAAGAACGTAAAGAAGCAATGGCGCAGCATTTTGTAGCGAATATACAGGCTTATAATAAAATGTCAGAACAAAAATTCCCATATATTATTTTAGTTATAGATAATTATTTTGCATTAAGTGAAACCTATGAAGAAGTAGATGAAAAGATTCTTACTCTTTCTAGAGAGGGACTAAAATATGGTATTTATCTAATTGTTACCTCTAATAGCCCGACTCTAATAAGGTACAAATTTAGCATTAACTTTAAAATGGCTATTTCGTTGCAGTTGACAGATGAAACAGAGTACTCAAATGTAGTGGGAAGAACAGAAGGCTTAGTACCAGATAAGGTACTTGGAAGAGGTCTTATTAAAGTGGAATACCCAGTAGAGTTTCAAGCAACCTTACCATATGGTAAGGAACAAACGATTTTGGATGTAGTGAAGTATTTTAATAAGATGGATGGTATAAAAAAGGCTGTCCCTATTCCACAAATGCCAGAACGTATAAGCATTCTAAAGATTAACCAAGAAACCTCACCTGATATGCTTACTATTGGTCTTAATCAGAATGATATGTTACCAGTAACCATAGATCTTAAGACGAATATAGCCATTATGGTAGCTGGAGAGGTACAAACAGGTAAGAGCACAACTCTCATCTCATGGATTAAGGCAATTAGAAAAAAAGTTGGGGAAGAACAATTGCAACTTTATCTAGCAGATTCTAACAATATGGGGCTCTTTAACTTAGCTCAGGAGATAGAACATTTTGATCTTAAGAATGGTGAGATAGAAGAGATCACTAGTGAATTAAGAGATACGCTAGAGCAAAGAAGAGAAGAACTTAATGAGTGTAGAAGAAATAATGGGGATGTGAATCAGGTATATACAAGTTGGAAGCAAATTGTCATTGCATTTGATAATATAAATGAGTTTGCAGAAGATGGCGACTTTGATTTTAAAGAATTAATGGAGTTTGTTATCAAAAAGTGTTATGGCTTAAAAGTAATCATTTTAGCAGCAGGCATAGAAGCTGAATACAATGAAAACTGGGATGGTCTAGTAAAGGCTATCAAAGAAGCACAAGTAGGGGTATTGCTAGGCAGTATAAAAGAGCAAAGTTTATACAATATACGAGTACCTTATGGTTATTATGAAAAAGAAATGCAATTAGGGGATGGCTACTTAATAACCAAGAACAAGTATATACCGCTAAAATTAGCGACTATATAA